The DNA sequence aagaattaaaataaataatctaatggtgattgaaataataggttaaaaatagataaaaaaatgagttaaaatatcattctcCATAATTGAAATTGATCAAAACACAAGATGTGCCTCCATCACAGAATTACacatgtagaagaaaaaaaaattgtatgaaagtgCAGTCCATTCAAAAGTGAATATGAAATGACACATGATATTTATTTCCCTGCACATAGCTTATAGTTCATCACAGAAATGAATGATTCGTGcattatttatcaaataaatatcatacaaaatacagaaaaaaggaaaaaatcaaGCATTAGACAATATTAACTTTGCTAAAATATGAACACATCACATTTACAActtggttaaatttaaaaaagagaaaagcataataatattttaagtcCCCCTATGAATAAGCATCGTAACAGTAGATAATTCGGCAGCTAAATCATATACTCATAGTATATGAATAATAGGAACAGATCTAATAAATAAACTTGATCTTCTAAACAAAATAGTAATCATAAAATTGGCAAGATTATGGTAACAAAATAGAGCTGTCTTGTTGCTGTAATGTAAAATGGACATTTCTCGTGCTTCTTATGCTCAAGCCCTCGAAGGAATAATCTGCATTCAATTTCCACATACATTTTTGGCATGTCACAACAAATCCAAACATAACCCACCTCTTCATTTCTCTCTTTATGTGTTGTTTTCTAATACCTCGATTCAGAACCTCAGCATTTGTCAAccgaaaaaagagagaaaatatatGTAGTAAAATACCAACAAGAAACCAGTTCACATTACAAATTGTAAAATCTTTTTTGGCTCCGTAAATACTTCTTCTCCACTTCCCTGCATTACGTAGTGCTCTTGTTTGTAACATAAATGAAATCGCAATCATTTTATTCTCAATTCAACGAACATAAGCCTTGGATAGTTATATGAAAGTGTTGCGACTAAATTTCCATAGGTTGCATCAAGAAAGAACAGATTCTAACTGTTCACCAAATAGAAACAAAAgctaaaatttaatatcttcTGCAATCAATATTGTTGTTCCAAGTTTCCACAACACAAGTAAACTAGTGAAATACTAAAGAAATAAAGACCACTGGAGCTAGCCTGATAACCAGTCTCAACTCTGAATCTGTTAACTCCAGAGTCAAACAAAAGGACTCGCATAAGTCATACTAACAATCTCACACACAGAAAAGGAAGGACAAAAAAACCCCAGAGATTCaagcaaatgaaaaaaaaaaaatacaaatcaaataaatgCTCAAAGTGGAACTCAACAGGATGAACAAACAAAAGTtgaacttaataaaaaacaaacactTAAGAACTTTTAATCATGAAAAGCTATTCCAACTTTTAACCACCATTAAGACCTAAATCAGTTACCAGAATTAAAATCTCTTAACCCTTAACCCTGCCGCATTCTTCCCCGTCATAACAATCTTTTTAGCCAAAAATAGATACGAGGTGATTTGTAGTTGAAACATTCAACCTCTAACGTGAGAGTCAATGTTAGAACACATTTCTCCAAATTGgcaatccaaataaaataggTTGAACTTACACAATAGATAGGCCTATAAACGCAATAGGAGTATGTGCCTTCCGTCTCAGAATCTGAGAATCATACTTCACCAACTAAATACAAACGTTCATAAACTTATAACAATTTTACGATTTTATGGAAACTCAAACATTTGGACTACGTAAAACTAAAAACCAAGCTATTTAAGGATTCAATGATAAACGGTTTCCTAGGTATGAGACAATTGTAAACAATAGAAAGGCACATCTTTGGCATTAATATTGGCACTAATCAGCCCACCTCTTCAAAATTTATTGGAaggtaaaagataaaaattgcAGAGAACAGTAATTCAAGTGTCAAAAGAAAAGACTAAACTTTTGAATGGATATTTTATGCCTctttttgaacaaagaaaatacaaaatttactaACCTGTTCTGCAtcactttatatatattgatgcatgtAAGCAAATACACCATGACCAGAATATGAGAtttgaatgtatttttttatgtaacatTGTTCACCAATACAGACAAATATACATGTATTATGTCAAATGCATtatcaaacaaattaaaataactatggaattaaaacaaaaataagtacaTTTAACAACAGGATGATACTCAGCCTGTCATGAGACAACAGTAAAGTTGGAACACGGTAAAAAATGAACCTGCTTCTAAATCTCTTTTAAATCAAAATCCTTAAGAAAAGGAAGATTAATATGCTCattcaaataataatgatattattacgACAGTGTCAATTAGTGGgttaaagaattgaaaaataaaatcaccTGCTAAACTTTACTGTCAAAATTGAACTTTGCTTACTTGTAAGATGTTTTTCTTATGACCTTCGTAGCTTGACATTTACTGGAAAACTCTGATGTCAAAATTGAACTATGCGTACTtgtaagttgttttttttatgactTTGTAGCTTGAAATTATGCATGCACAAATTAAGTAGAGTAAGCATGCTCAAATTATCCATCAAACGACTAAAATGTTGTCACTATTATTCATAGGATCTTATGAGATTCATTTCTATTATTCCTATGAAATTTGTGAATATTATCTAAAATGTCATCTAATGGAATTATGGAACTATAATTGTGTGCTTTCAAAGGTAGATAAGAAGGTTGTCCTTGAGCATTTTGATTGGCAGGAGAATAAAGTTGACACATTAAGAAAAGTAGCATTTGAGCTCCAAGATTTGTGCAAAACCGAAGTTTCATCCAATCACAGAAGCTACACACCAATCACCCCGCTTACATTGTGCTCAAAGCCTTCGCCAGCTTCAACAACAATGCACCATCATTGTCATGGCGGTGCACATGAGAACCAAAAACAGGAATAATTACACAAAGAAAGTAAGGTCTTGGATTTTAGTTGTGGGTAGCCAGATTCAGGAGTTAAGTGAGAGGACACTTTCTGTTTTACAAAAGTGGAGTAGCACAATTTCATTATTCAACCAATAATCATAATCTGTTACTTAATGTCATTTTCTTAAGAGGGTAAAAGTAATGCAAAATAATGGATTTGTATAAGATGAAATTCGAATAAAACACAAACGGAATGAGTATAATTTactcttttactttttattataaaaaactgaaatagaacaaaaatcacaaaaattgaGAGGATTGGACAAAAGTACACAACAGAAAAAaaccaagaaaaagaaaaatttgatgGAACAGAGCTGCTCAAACCCTTGACAATTGTTATGAAGTTTCATGTAGGATCCTCATGGACCTAGAAATAGAAACAATCCTTCTTGTGACCCATGGTGAAAGCAAGATGCAGCCTCTCAATTAGTGGACCTCACCAACAACTATTATAATCTATTATAATCCCCGAATAAAGACTATCTAATACTTAAAAGGAGCAAAGAGTAATTACGCGATATGACAAATTGACATCATTGCGTCTGTGAGGCAGCAGCTCCAATGAATTATTTAGTCATAGCATAGTCACAGCATACATTGGAATGTAAGGCAGCCACGTGTTAGTTTAACACAATCTGTGACCAGGGTTgaacaaagttaaaataaagaatgtaggaaaaaaaaaaacaaatgaaacacGAAGGGTACCATATGCGAGTACAAAAGACAGCGAATCCAttctcaaatttgaaaaaataaggTATAGTACTAAATATCTCCACCATTAAGCCAGGCTAATCATTTGGTTTTGTGAGACACTTACAGTAGTTCCTTAATATTATAacttatacaaatatatttgtaaagcATACCCTATATAAATCGGGGCGGTAGTAGAAAATACTGAGATTAAAGTTATCGAATTGCACTACGAAGCTAAACTGCAAATCATCTCAGAGTAGGAATACTTCTTCAGTTATAAGATATTCAAGACTAAAACAACTAGAGAATgcagaacaacaacaacagaaTCATGCTCATAAAATGTAACTGAAGATATATCTAACTCAAAATCCAAAGCTGGCCAGGAATGAGTAAAACGTATACCtctttatttctctttttgcaAATCACTCCGTAGGAAGCCCGCTGCAAATTTTTCCATCCTCCAAAAGCTGATTAATCGCTGTTTTAAGCTTCTGATAATCATCAACAGTATTATAAACTTGATGAGATATCCGGACATAACCTGTTATATACCCATTCTTGTCCCTGGGATCCCTATCATCATTCCTCAAAACCTGGTAATATACAGGAACCTCAGTTGCATGATAGACCCTTAGGTACGACCTTAACCGCAAGGCATCATCATCACTCATCACACAGAGCTTAGAAGGCAACCCCACCATAATCATGCTAGCGCACATCTCAGGAGGAGACCCTAGAATCGTTCCCCAAGACTCCGCTAACATGGTCCCCATTTTCACTACCTCATCATGGTTCCTCTGCATGATCCCCGCAATCCCACCCTCGAACCGATTCACGAATTCCAAAATCGACGGCACAACAAGTTGGGGGCTATAGTCCCGCATCCCAACCCATGCACTCTCAACCGGTAACCCCTTTCCGTACTCCTGGGAAACGATAGGGTGGTGCACGTCGTTTGAATTCTCTTTACAGTATAAAAAAGCCACCGAAGGCGGAGAGAAAAACCACTTATACAAATTGCTCACGTAAAAATCAGCCCCAATTTCCTTCACGTCCACGGGCAAGCTTCCAATGGCGTGGGCGCCGTCGACGAAAACCTGTTCCACTCCTTGCTCTCTGCAAACCTTAATCAATTCGCGAATGGGGAGAACCACCGAAGGCATAGACGTTACGTGATCGATTATCGCTAACCTAACTCTTCCGCCGTTGAGTTTACCTTTCTCAATGCCCTTCTTGAACTCGCTTACGATTTCCTCGTCGGAACGCACCGGGAACGGGAGCTGGACCTCGACGATTGTGCCACCAATCGGAGTCACGTAGGCTTCGATGGACTTCTTTACGGCCTGGTAGGCACAGTGGAACATTATGACAGAGTCCTCCCGGCGAAAATGTCCGTGCACGAAGCGGCGACCGATCTGCTGGAGGACGATGGCGGCGGCCGTGGTGGCGTTGTCGACGAGTGAGAGGCGGTCGATGTGGTCGGCATTGATTAGGTCTGCGACTATGGCGCGCGATTCCAGGATGCCGCCGCGGAGCACGTTAAAGAAGAAGTCGTCGGGCTGCTGGAGAAAGCGGAGCTGCCATGCAGACTGCGCGGCGAGAACGGAACGCGGGCAGCTTCCGAAGCTGCCATTATTGATCCTAGCGACGCCACGTTGGTGGTGGGAGAATTCCTCGCGAATCTCGGAGTCGGAAATGGAGTGGGCGAGTTTGGGTTTCTTGGCGGCGCGATGGTTGGGCTCTACGTCGCCGTTTCGGTGGATTTGGTTATCCATGGAAGGGTTTGGGATGGGGTTGTGGGATTGGGGAAGAGTGGTCATTGTTTGATTAATCGGAGGGTTTGAAGTTGGAGATAGCATCGCTCGGGTGAACAACTGGGGACTGAAGTGGAGAGTGGAGCGGTGAAGATTGTCGTTATTCACTtcctttgctttttttttttttttaatttatattttgacgAGTAAGACTGTGTTGTCTTGCCTCCTTCTTGCCTTGCCTCCTTCTTTTATACATTTGAAGAACAAGAGACGACCATAGCGTCTGCGTTTTGGTCTTCTATTTTTGTGGCAGACCCATTTGggacttttttttattacatttagcATAAATGTTCAGGGTTTGGAATCTGTGAAGAGTTACTCCTTTAAGAGTTACATCAACAAAGATTTTATTCAACTTTTAATAATCACCTTATTATGTACAAGTagctttccattttttttatttgtcaatttagtataattttttttaaattatgtttccTTCTTTTATTAGAGAGAAAACTCAAAAATGTATAGCAAGTAATTTgcttaaaattgtattaaacataaaaaattaaatattttttaatgaaagaaCTTATTAAATGGTTATAAACTGGCTGAATAATCTGTTCTAAATTGTgtaacttaattataaaatagtcTTTAAATTAGTGTTAGGgtgattttttttcatgatttaaTTGTAGAATTATTCACAAAATTTAAGAGAAAGTATTAAAGATATTCACATTTCAAGATTAATATTTACGcatattatatacttttaataaaatggcATTCGCGttgctttaaattttaaatagacattcatgttttaaaaaaatatatatttttacccTATTTTAGTAAAGTTATATTTgtcttctttctttattttatgttaaaattacatattgattaaaactaaattagtaaaaatttaaaattaaattttaagatataaattattattttttatgaaagttaatagttttattattatatatcagTTATTGATCATGAATAGAGCCACATGATACACTTACGTAAGATTATTTTAGTATGCTAAGCAAGCTATTTGAAGAAACAATGAAGAAAATGAATCTCGGAAACGTTTATTATAATGAACTTTGCGTGAATCAAATTGTGGGAAAAACCTTTGTACAGTGGTATTAAGTTTCTATGCTTCTTTGAGTGATAAGGAATTCATTATGCTTGAAGgtagatttttaatttgttcaatagtgattttaatttattaaaattttcttgatTTGTTAGAAATGttcgaaaaatattttaatcaattaaaaatataaatcaagtCTGCTATCATGCTCTGTTttgaatatgtttattttaaattattaaaataaagaattaatagattaaaatcattaacctattataaaatattgaaatattttttgaaacttatatttttaagtaattaaatatattttgattgattaAAACTTTCAAACACATTCTACGTGTCTTTCTCATttcaaaaatagaagaaaataaataaatcgtaaaattttataaattattttgccTTCTTTTAAGAAGGAGTTTAATTTCTCACCTAAATTTTCATTGTTTATATTGTGCTTTTATTGCAAATTTATTCCTCCAACTAATTTTTTGTTGTAAAGGTTCTAACTTGAATAAAGTTTCAAAGTTTTTCTTGTAATAAAGTGTTAGAAGAGGATCAAGTCTCGTAAGGTTTAAGACTTACTTTCTTGATTGTGTTTCTTTGTTTAATGTTTGTAAAACTTGAAGAATATAGTAATTTGATTTAGTTAGTCGTTGAATAATTGAATGTAGCTCTAGTTTTATAGTGAAGTATAATTTTGTGTTGATTCGCTCTTTCCTTCTCCAAAATTCATATACTatttcttgttttaaaaaaatcatgcaTTGCACTgtaaatttgtcattatttgtGATATTAATACCTTGCTCAaagattgaataaaaaattcatttaaaaagttcaaaaattttaaaaggttTAATTCACCTTCTCAAGTTGATCATTTTATTCTAACaaatcattaaattataaaatttcttacaaaaataaaagaaatgttattttagaaaaaaatttaaaatataaaagtaaataaatatgtattgaatatatgattaaatttattaacttattattatatttctatgtTGTTTTAAAACAagtataaataagaataaaagaatatgtaggattgttagttttttttaggtttaattaatattttgattttaatatttatgaaatttattcgATGTGATATATTAGTTGTCTCTCTCGATTaaatctttttttgttttaaatgattaatgtaatttattatattaaattgctATTAATATAGTTTGAAAGGTAACCAcgtgtcattttatatttctcgTTTCGTGTGAAAGCACCCCATATTTAAATGGTAATCCATGaaatatcataaaattgaaagtaataataagaataaaataattaatctaaACATTCAGAACCATCAAAAAAagtaaagtatttttttttaaactttaattatctttttacatAAAACCCAAACTAGAATTTAGATCTTGATCTTATTTTCCTATAACAATTGtggtcttttaatttttattctctaattaaaattaactataaCAAAACTAAACtctaatctaattaatagttttgtataGCATTTTCAACTCCTCATTaagatatatgtaaaaaaaatttcgaAACTCGTAAATTGAAAAGTATCGAAAACCAAATCCAGACAAAAAAACAACATCTTTAATCTTAATACAAATgtgacaaacaaaataaaaacaacagtaacacaaatagaaagaaaaaacatattaaccagaaatgaagataaaaatattgataCACACAAACAACATGATAAGATTCAAAGAATCTAATATGTCAAAACTCTTAAAAAAGACTATAGAATAGAAATAGCAAcacaaataaatcaaaatatataatataatcaaGATTGGTTATaagagaataattttttaaataaatcaaaatatatttggacggagcatttcaacaatgcttagaaattgaaatgctttgcatttgaattgcttgcaattaaattcgattcattttttaaataatttgtttggataaggaaattaaaataccttacatttcaatttcttgtttggaaaaaaaattgaatttattgtgagataaaatttatttttaacaatatttattttaggcttaattatgttttaagttcatgataaatttggaaactcGACGATCAAGAAGGGCCCGACGACAcggacgggtccgacgacctagacgggccgaCGACTTGGATGGGTCCGACGACTCGGATGGGCCTTCCAAACCGTCGagtccgtttgggtcgtcgggctcgttcggaTAGTTTGAcccgtccgagtcgtcgggctcgtcGTGTTTTTGGGACCGTCCATGTCGTCGGGTTCGTTTGGATCGTCAGGCTTGACGGTTTGGAAGGGTACGTCCGGGTTCTCgggcctgtctaggtcgtcgAACCCGTCCAGGTTgtcgggcctgtccgggtcgtcgggcccgaaGTTTTGGaagggctcgttcgggtcgtcaaGCTCATTCGGTTCGTCAGGCCCATCTGGATcatcgggctcgttcgggtcgtcggactCGTCTGGATTGTCGGGCCTGTTAGATCATTGGTCTTGTCCGGATAGTTTGCCTCATTCGAGTCATCAGACCATTCTGGGTCATCGAGCTCGTTCTTGTAGTaaggctcgttcgggtcgtcgggttcgtccgggtcgtcgggcccgtccgggtcgacGGACGGGCTCGTCTAGATCATCGAGCCCATTCAGGTCGTCAGACCCATCTGGGTCATCGggtagggatggcaatggggcggggcggggacgggtttcgctatcccatacccatccccgtaaaaaaaattcatccccatccccatacccaaacccaacgggtatcaaacttttgtcccatcctcatccccaccaagtaacgggtataatctcgtacccatagtcatacccgttttcttactactttaatattaattttgaataacttttataaaataataaaaaattacagtaaaggaaacataatattattcaatattcaatattaggaggatagttgtttcttcgatatcaaatactttaaaataaattataattgtttatattttatattagaataccaaataaaatttcatgagaaccaaaatatttattaaatttgcaaacattaatgaaaccaagttgataaaatttaaaaatagtttttaaaaaaaatata is a window from the Vigna unguiculata cultivar IT97K-499-35 chromosome 7, ASM411807v1, whole genome shotgun sequence genome containing:
- the LOC114191967 gene encoding L-cysteine desulfhydrase-like; the protein is MLSPTSNPPINQTMTTLPQSHNPIPNPSMDNQIHRNGDVEPNHRAAKKPKLAHSISDSEIREEFSHHQRGVARINNGSFGSCPRSVLAAQSAWQLRFLQQPDDFFFNVLRGGILESRAIVADLINADHIDRLSLVDNATTAAAIVLQQIGRRFVHGHFRREDSVIMFHCAYQAVKKSIEAYVTPIGGTIVEVQLPFPVRSDEEIVSEFKKGIEKGKLNGGRVRLAIIDHVTSMPSVVLPIRELIKVCREQGVEQVFVDGAHAIGSLPVDVKEIGADFYVSNLYKWFFSPPSVAFLYCKENSNDVHHPIVSQEYGKGLPVESAWVGMRDYSPQLVVPSILEFVNRFEGGIAGIMQRNHDEVVKMGTMLAESWGTILGSPPEMCASMIMVGLPSKLCVMSDDDALRLRSYLRVYHATEVPVYYQVLRNDDRDPRDKNGYITGYVRISHQVYNTVDDYQKLKTAINQLLEDGKICSGLPTE